One window from the genome of Pedococcus badiiscoriae encodes:
- a CDS encoding FAD-dependent oxidoreductase yields MGHPALADAKPSVFWLDRPDRPEGRPGLGGARSADLVVVGAGYSGLWTALLAKQADPSRDVLVLEAGSVGWAASGRNGGFCAASLTHGEPNGMARWPQEYAVLRRLGRENLDAIEATVREHDIDCDFRRSGSLTVATQPHQVEWLAQEPGEFLDRDAVRAHLDSPTYLAGVHEPDETAMVDPARLAWGLARAAESLGVRIAEGVRVAGLSTAGSGVDVTTADGAVIRAGRVALGTNAFPSLVRRTRLHTVPVYDYALMTEPLTQDQLDSLGWASRAGVGDLANQFHYYRLSADNRILWGGYDAIYHYGRRLAPSLDQRPATFDRLAGHFFDTFPQLEGLRFSHQWGGAIDTCTRFCAFYGTAHRGRVAYAAGFTGLGVGATRFGAQVMLDLLGGRHTERTRLRMVREKPLPFPPEPLAYTGIQLTRWSLASADRHEGRRNLWLRTLDRAGLGFDS; encoded by the coding sequence GTGGGCCATCCCGCGCTCGCCGACGCCAAGCCGTCGGTCTTCTGGCTGGACCGACCCGACCGGCCAGAAGGTCGCCCCGGGCTGGGGGGCGCGCGGTCCGCGGACCTCGTGGTGGTCGGCGCCGGGTACTCCGGCCTGTGGACCGCGCTGCTCGCCAAGCAGGCCGACCCCTCACGGGACGTCCTGGTGCTCGAGGCGGGTTCGGTGGGGTGGGCCGCCTCGGGGCGCAACGGCGGCTTCTGCGCGGCGAGCCTGACCCACGGCGAACCCAACGGGATGGCGCGCTGGCCGCAGGAGTATGCCGTGCTGCGCCGCCTCGGGCGCGAGAACCTCGACGCGATCGAGGCGACCGTGCGCGAGCACGACATCGACTGCGACTTCCGGCGCTCGGGCTCCCTCACCGTGGCCACCCAGCCGCACCAGGTGGAGTGGCTGGCGCAGGAGCCGGGGGAGTTCCTCGACCGCGACGCGGTCCGGGCCCACCTCGACTCGCCCACCTACCTGGCGGGGGTCCACGAGCCCGACGAGACGGCGATGGTCGACCCGGCGCGGCTCGCCTGGGGGCTGGCTCGGGCCGCCGAGTCGCTGGGCGTGCGCATCGCCGAGGGAGTGCGGGTCGCAGGACTGTCGACCGCGGGCTCGGGCGTCGACGTGACGACGGCTGACGGGGCCGTCATCCGAGCCGGCCGAGTCGCCCTGGGCACCAACGCCTTTCCGTCGCTGGTCCGGCGCACCCGGCTGCACACGGTCCCTGTCTACGACTACGCGCTGATGACAGAACCGCTCACCCAGGACCAGCTCGACTCGCTGGGCTGGGCCAGTCGCGCGGGGGTGGGTGACCTGGCCAACCAGTTCCACTACTACCGGTTGTCGGCCGACAACCGGATCCTCTGGGGCGGCTACGACGCGATCTACCACTACGGGCGGCGCCTCGCGCCCAGCCTGGACCAGCGACCGGCGACGTTCGACCGGCTGGCCGGACACTTCTTCGACACCTTCCCCCAGCTCGAGGGCCTGCGGTTCAGCCACCAGTGGGGTGGCGCGATCGACACGTGCACGCGGTTCTGTGCCTTCTACGGCACGGCCCATCGCGGCCGTGTGGCCTATGCGGCCGGCTTCACCGGTCTCGGCGTGGGAGCCACCCGCTTCGGCGCGCAGGTGATGCTCGACCTGCTCGGCGGCCGGCACACCGAACGCACCCGGCTCCGGATGGTCCGCGAGAAGCCGCTGCCGTTCCCGCCGGAACCCCTGGCCTACACCGGGATCCAGCTCACCCGCTGGTCGCTGGCCAGTGCCGATCGGCACGAGGGTCGACGGAACCTGTGGCTGCGGACCCTCGACCGCGCCGGTCTCGGCTTCGACTCCTAG
- a CDS encoding RNA polymerase sigma factor, with the protein MQAEGGTRSLAELAARAFADYRDGRPEAMSQLVDSTTTLLWHTARAQGLSGPQAEDVVQNTWLSLVQHASGIADPQGVLKWLLTTTRREAWAVSRRSRREDVRDDMGDAMPDVAPTSDEPAAVVVRSQEQRLLWRHFKDLPERCQQLLRVIALADRPDYAQVAEALGMPVGSIGPTRGRCLAKLRSALIGDPGWATS; encoded by the coding sequence ATGCAGGCCGAGGGCGGCACCCGCAGCCTCGCCGAGCTCGCAGCCCGTGCCTTCGCCGACTACCGGGACGGGCGCCCCGAGGCGATGTCACAGCTGGTGGACAGCACCACCACGCTGCTGTGGCACACCGCCCGGGCGCAGGGGCTCAGCGGCCCGCAGGCCGAGGACGTCGTGCAGAACACCTGGCTGTCGCTGGTCCAGCACGCGTCGGGGATCGCGGATCCGCAAGGTGTGCTGAAGTGGCTGCTCACCACCACCCGGCGCGAGGCCTGGGCCGTGTCGCGGCGGTCTCGGCGCGAGGACGTGCGAGACGACATGGGCGACGCGATGCCCGATGTCGCCCCGACCTCGGACGAGCCGGCCGCAGTCGTCGTGCGCAGCCAGGAGCAGAGGTTGCTGTGGCGTCACTTCAAGGACCTGCCCGAGCGGTGCCAGCAGCTCCTGCGGGTGATCGCCCTCGCTGACCGGCCCGACTACGCGCAGGTCGCCGAGGCGCTCGGCATGCCCGTCGGCAGCATCGGACCCACCCGCGGGCGCTGCCTGGCCAAGCTCCGAAGTGCCCTGATCGGCGACCCCGGGTGGGCGACGTCGTGA
- a CDS encoding S8/S53 family peptidase: MAASAPPPSSGPGPAPWVAIPRSAARRLDVRVLDPAKAVRLDGDDALAPTLYAGNQLLVRGLATRSAQGPISALTAIAERLGYSVQAHRDERFEALVEQNELGEVVDLAVSTTVRFRPLPDRPVVAPDAWLILQTLRAQDPESAKAVSLSHIVTASGYGSGVGYGSGVGYGSGVGYGSGVGYGSGVGYGSGVGYGSGVGDEDVQMPGGGPSPRCPVAWAGAAPRGVVRGEKHEGGGGGDRDSDDAAAPVVALLDTGLGEHPWFTDGIIRDVTVDGIPIGLRFNPDDDPELSGCTLDRVNGLLDPLAGHGTFIAGVVRQHCPQATLLVVPVMFGDGVTDEAYLVETLGLLYVRQLLALSDRDKGPAIDVLSLSLGYYHETPGAFDDEPAFFGILRALAGTGVAVVAAAGNGGTNHEFYPAAFAVSEGFEVPLASVGTYNPDGRTVSVYSNTGHWVRAYRCGTAVVSTMPVTFNGSLRPVLHQPAGADPARGSCDPDDFSSGFALWSGTSFAAPAYAGDLASHLHRECWAEVRGLTVRGAELAKARVDALAKAVARLDEDER; encoded by the coding sequence ATGGCCGCATCAGCCCCCCCGCCGTCCTCGGGGCCGGGACCCGCACCCTGGGTCGCGATCCCCCGCTCGGCGGCGCGACGCCTCGACGTGCGCGTGCTCGATCCCGCCAAGGCGGTGCGGCTCGACGGTGACGACGCCCTCGCCCCCACCCTGTATGCCGGCAACCAGCTCCTCGTGCGGGGCCTCGCGACGCGGTCGGCGCAGGGCCCCATCAGCGCGCTCACGGCCATCGCCGAGCGGCTGGGCTACTCCGTCCAGGCCCACCGCGACGAGCGCTTCGAGGCCTTGGTCGAGCAGAACGAGCTCGGCGAGGTGGTCGACCTGGCCGTGTCGACGACCGTGCGGTTCCGGCCCTTGCCGGATCGTCCCGTCGTGGCTCCCGATGCCTGGCTGATCCTGCAGACCCTGCGGGCGCAGGACCCGGAGTCGGCGAAGGCCGTGAGCCTCAGCCACATCGTGACTGCGTCGGGCTACGGGTCCGGCGTGGGCTACGGCTCGGGTGTCGGGTACGGCTCCGGCGTGGGCTACGGCTCCGGTGTCGGCTACGGCTCCGGCGTGGGCTATGGATCCGGCGTGGGCTACGGCTCGGGCGTGGGTGACGAAGACGTGCAGATGCCCGGTGGCGGGCCCTCGCCCCGCTGCCCGGTGGCCTGGGCAGGAGCTGCGCCCCGGGGCGTGGTCCGGGGCGAGAAGCACGAGGGGGGCGGCGGCGGCGACCGGGACTCCGACGACGCCGCGGCACCGGTGGTGGCGCTGCTCGACACCGGACTCGGGGAGCACCCCTGGTTCACCGACGGCATCATCCGCGACGTGACCGTCGACGGCATACCGATCGGCTTGCGGTTCAACCCTGACGACGACCCGGAGCTGTCCGGCTGCACGCTCGACCGGGTCAACGGGCTGCTCGACCCGTTGGCGGGTCACGGCACCTTCATCGCAGGAGTGGTGCGCCAGCACTGCCCGCAGGCCACGCTGCTGGTCGTCCCGGTCATGTTCGGCGACGGCGTCACCGACGAGGCTTACCTCGTCGAGACCCTCGGACTGCTCTACGTCCGCCAGCTGCTCGCCCTCTCCGACCGCGACAAGGGACCGGCGATCGACGTCCTGTCGCTCTCGCTGGGCTACTACCACGAGACGCCCGGCGCGTTCGATGACGAGCCTGCATTCTTCGGCATCCTGCGGGCACTGGCCGGCACCGGCGTGGCCGTGGTGGCCGCGGCAGGGAATGGCGGCACCAACCACGAGTTCTACCCTGCGGCCTTCGCTGTCTCGGAAGGGTTCGAGGTGCCCCTGGCGAGTGTGGGCACCTACAACCCGGACGGGCGCACGGTGTCGGTCTACTCCAACACCGGACACTGGGTACGGGCCTACCGCTGCGGGACCGCGGTCGTCAGCACGATGCCAGTCACCTTCAACGGCAGCCTGCGGCCGGTCCTGCACCAGCCGGCCGGCGCGGACCCGGCCCGCGGGTCGTGCGACCCCGACGACTTCTCGAGCGGCTTCGCCCTCTGGAGTGGCACCTCGTTCGCGGCGCCGGCGTATGCCGGTGACCTCGCCTCACACCTGCACCGGGAGTGCTGGGCCGAGGTCCGGGGCCTCACGGTCCGGGGCGCGGAGCTCGCCAAGGCCCGCGTCGACGCACTGGCCAAGGCTGTCGCCCGGCTCGACGAGGACGAGCGGTGA
- a CDS encoding YtxH domain-containing protein, protein MAKLTFLAGLAAGYVLGAKAGQKRYQQIKTQTDRIWGSAPVQARVDTVKQVVKDQAPLVAARLGDVAKTAGASAKERLTGEQLPETLHRGTDGRLHADTTGFGPGPGKLP, encoded by the coding sequence ATGGCAAAGCTCACCTTCCTCGCCGGTCTCGCTGCGGGCTACGTGCTCGGGGCCAAGGCCGGTCAGAAGCGTTACCAGCAGATCAAGACCCAGACCGACCGCATCTGGGGCAGTGCACCGGTCCAGGCCCGGGTCGACACGGTCAAGCAGGTCGTCAAGGACCAGGCGCCCTTGGTGGCGGCCAGGCTCGGTGATGTCGCGAAGACCGCCGGCGCCAGCGCCAAGGAGCGGCTCACCGGTGAGCAGCTCCCCGAGACCCTGCACCGCGGGACCGATGGACGGCTGCACGCCGACACCACCGGTTTCGGACCCGGGCCGGGCAAGCTGCCCTGA
- a CDS encoding aspartate aminotransferase family protein — MGLDGVTGATEEQVRRDDRAHVFHSWSAQGLIDPLPIADALGSYFTDYSGKRYLDFSSQLVNVNIGYQHPKLVAAIQEQAGRLTTISPAFANDARSEAARLITELAPGDLTKVFFTNGGAEASENALRMARLHTGRHKVMAAYRSYHGATAGAIAMTGDPRRWASEPGMPGIVRYWGPYPYRSAFHAETEQEEGVRALQHLRDLVMVEGPATIAAIILETVVGTNGVLVPPPGYLQGVRDLCDEFGIVMIADEVMAGFGRCGEWFAVDHWGVAPDLITFAKGVNSGYVPLGGVIISERIAATFDQRPFPGGLTYSGHPLACASAVASINIFKEEGIVEHARDLGEDVIGPGLRDLADRHPSVGEVRGLGVFWALELVRDRHTREPLVPFNAAGADAAPMNDFAAACKQRGLWPFIHFNRTHVVPPCTTSADEVREGLAILDEALDVADGFYTGADA, encoded by the coding sequence ATGGGCCTCGACGGCGTGACCGGCGCCACCGAGGAGCAGGTGCGCCGCGACGACCGCGCGCACGTCTTCCACTCGTGGTCTGCCCAGGGACTCATCGACCCGTTGCCGATCGCGGACGCACTCGGGTCCTACTTCACGGACTACTCCGGCAAGCGATACCTGGACTTCTCCAGCCAGCTGGTCAACGTCAACATCGGCTACCAGCACCCGAAGCTCGTCGCCGCGATCCAGGAACAGGCAGGTCGCCTGACGACGATCAGCCCGGCCTTCGCCAACGACGCGCGCTCTGAAGCGGCCCGGCTGATCACCGAGCTGGCCCCCGGTGACCTCACCAAGGTGTTCTTCACCAACGGCGGAGCCGAGGCCAGCGAGAACGCCCTGCGCATGGCTCGCCTGCACACCGGGCGCCACAAGGTGATGGCCGCCTACCGCAGCTACCACGGGGCCACTGCGGGAGCCATCGCGATGACCGGCGACCCGCGCCGCTGGGCATCGGAGCCCGGTATGCCGGGCATCGTGCGCTACTGGGGTCCCTACCCCTACCGCTCGGCCTTCCACGCCGAGACCGAGCAGGAGGAGGGTGTCCGCGCACTGCAGCACCTGCGCGACCTGGTCATGGTCGAGGGGCCCGCCACGATCGCCGCGATCATCCTCGAGACGGTGGTCGGCACCAACGGGGTCCTCGTCCCGCCGCCGGGCTACCTGCAGGGGGTGCGCGACCTCTGCGACGAGTTCGGCATCGTCATGATCGCCGACGAGGTGATGGCGGGGTTCGGCCGGTGCGGTGAGTGGTTCGCCGTCGACCACTGGGGTGTCGCCCCCGACCTCATCACCTTCGCGAAGGGGGTCAACAGCGGCTACGTCCCGCTGGGCGGCGTCATCATCTCCGAGCGGATCGCGGCGACCTTCGACCAGCGGCCGTTCCCGGGCGGCCTGACCTACTCGGGTCACCCGCTCGCGTGCGCCTCGGCCGTCGCCTCCATCAACATCTTCAAGGAGGAGGGCATCGTCGAGCACGCCCGCGACCTCGGCGAGGACGTCATCGGGCCGGGTCTGCGCGACCTGGCCGACCGCCACCCGAGCGTGGGCGAGGTGCGCGGGCTGGGGGTCTTCTGGGCGCTCGAGCTGGTGCGCGACCGGCATACCCGCGAGCCGTTGGTGCCGTTCAACGCCGCCGGCGCCGATGCCGCCCCGATGAACGACTTCGCCGCAGCCTGCAAGCAGCGCGGGCTCTGGCCGTTCATCCACTTCAACCGCACCCACGTCGTGCCGCCCTGCACCACCTCGGCCGACGAGGTGCGCGAGGGGCTGGCGATCCTCGACGAGGCGCTCGACGTCGCCGACGGCTTCTACACCGGCGCCGACGCCTGA
- a CDS encoding CoA-acylating methylmalonate-semialdehyde dehydrogenase, with protein MTTRISHWIDGRPREGTSGRSAPVHNPATGRVTAEVDLASVEELDAAVASASAAAQEWRHSSLSQRAAVLFAFRELLHTRSPELAAIITAEHGKVLSDAAGEIARGLENVEFATGVPNLLKGGFSEQVSTGVDVYNIRQPLGVVAGITPFNFPAMVPLWMCANAIACGNAFILKPSEKDPSASLFLARLWQEAGLPDGVFSVVHGDKVAVDAILDHPGIAAVSFVGSTPIAKYIYERGTANGKRVQALGGAKNHALVLPDADIDMAADAVVSAAYGAAGERCMALSVAVAVGDVAQPLVDAIAARLPKLTVGDGADPDTDIGPLITAEHRDKVAGYVDAGEAAGAAVVVDGRTGELPAEGFFLGTTLLDHVTPEMTVYTDEIFGPVLSVVRVDTYEEGIALINANQYANGTAIFTRDGGVARQFQYDVEVGMVGINVPIPVPVAYYSFGGWKDSLFGDTHMYGPEGVSFYTRGKVVTQRWPDPATSSVDLGFPRTR; from the coding sequence ATGACGACGCGCATCTCCCACTGGATCGACGGTCGCCCGCGCGAGGGCACGTCGGGACGTTCCGCACCCGTGCACAACCCCGCCACCGGTCGGGTGACCGCCGAGGTCGACCTCGCCTCGGTCGAGGAGCTGGATGCCGCGGTGGCCAGCGCGTCCGCGGCGGCGCAGGAGTGGCGGCACTCGTCGTTGTCGCAACGGGCCGCGGTGCTCTTCGCCTTCCGGGAGCTGCTGCACACCCGCTCGCCGGAGCTCGCCGCCATCATCACGGCAGAGCACGGCAAGGTGCTCTCCGACGCCGCTGGTGAGATCGCCCGCGGCCTGGAGAACGTCGAGTTCGCCACCGGCGTCCCGAACCTGCTCAAGGGTGGCTTCAGCGAGCAGGTCTCGACGGGGGTGGACGTCTACAACATCCGCCAGCCGCTCGGCGTGGTCGCCGGCATCACGCCCTTCAACTTCCCGGCGATGGTGCCGCTGTGGATGTGCGCCAACGCCATCGCCTGTGGCAACGCGTTCATCCTCAAGCCCAGCGAGAAGGACCCCTCCGCATCGCTCTTCCTCGCCCGCCTGTGGCAGGAAGCCGGTCTGCCTGACGGCGTCTTCAGCGTCGTGCACGGTGACAAGGTGGCGGTCGACGCGATCCTCGACCACCCCGGCATCGCCGCCGTCAGCTTCGTCGGGTCGACCCCGATCGCCAAGTACATCTACGAGCGGGGCACCGCGAACGGCAAGCGCGTCCAGGCGCTCGGCGGCGCCAAGAACCACGCCCTCGTGCTCCCGGACGCCGACATCGACATGGCGGCTGACGCCGTGGTCTCGGCCGCCTACGGCGCGGCGGGGGAGCGCTGCATGGCCCTGTCCGTGGCGGTCGCGGTCGGAGACGTGGCCCAGCCGCTCGTCGACGCCATCGCGGCCCGGCTGCCCAAGCTCACCGTCGGCGACGGCGCCGACCCCGACACCGACATAGGCCCGCTCATCACGGCCGAGCACCGGGACAAGGTCGCCGGCTACGTCGACGCCGGGGAGGCGGCGGGGGCCGCGGTCGTCGTCGACGGCCGCACCGGGGAGCTCCCGGCCGAGGGCTTCTTCCTCGGCACGACGTTGCTCGACCACGTGACCCCCGAGATGACCGTGTACACCGACGAGATCTTCGGCCCGGTGCTGTCGGTCGTCCGGGTCGACACCTACGAGGAGGGGATCGCCCTGATCAACGCCAACCAGTACGCCAACGGCACGGCGATCTTCACCCGCGACGGTGGGGTCGCCCGCCAGTTCCAGTACGACGTCGAAGTCGGCATGGTCGGGATCAACGTGCCCATCCCGGTCCCCGTCGCCTACTACTCCTTCGGCGGCTGGAAGGACTCGCTCTTCGGCGACACCCACATGTACGGACCCGAGGGCGTGAGCTTCTACACCCGCGGCAAGGTGGTCACCCAGCGCTGGCCCGATCCGGCCACCTCGTCGGTCGACCTCGGCTTCCCGAGGACCCGCTGA
- a CDS encoding PLP-dependent aminotransferase family protein has translation MSATLSALEQRLDQPTAKGLAHAVSAAIRDGVLSAGDRLPPIRTVAAQLALSPTTVSAAWGLLARSGAVSTDGRRGTTVLDQRGPSGGRYRQALRHESDFTVDLSTGVPDPRLLPSLGPVLAQLTSSPTGSYLDDPVLPELAAVLRADWPCAATDLAVVDGAMDAMDLIVRTSLRYGDRVVVEDPGFPPLVDLLESVGVQLVGVHLDAEGLVLAGLEAALAEPVAAIFLQPRAQNPVGVTMTATRAKAIADLLEGSETLVVEDDSAAGLSAADLASIGRWRPGHTAYIRSFSKSHGPDLRLAALSAPPALHRAITARRELGQGWSSRLLQQVLLGLLTSPAAQDEVAAATATYAARRAHVVDALARRGIEVPGSEGINIWVPVHDETAAVVRLASQGIGVAPGAPFRLGAPDGAPEGGGHLRVTVGAAGDDLDGLAQALADAALAGGRPARAR, from the coding sequence ATGTCCGCCACTCTCTCGGCCCTGGAGCAGCGCCTCGACCAGCCCACCGCGAAGGGGCTGGCCCACGCAGTCTCCGCCGCGATCCGCGACGGCGTGCTGTCCGCTGGAGACCGGCTGCCTCCCATTCGCACGGTGGCGGCACAGCTGGCACTGTCCCCCACCACGGTCAGCGCCGCCTGGGGGCTGTTGGCGCGCTCGGGCGCGGTGAGCACCGACGGCCGGCGCGGCACGACCGTCCTCGACCAGCGCGGGCCGAGCGGGGGCAGGTACCGGCAGGCGCTGCGCCACGAGTCGGACTTCACCGTCGACCTGTCCACCGGCGTGCCCGACCCGCGCCTGCTTCCCTCCCTCGGACCGGTCCTCGCGCAGCTCACCTCCAGCCCGACCGGCAGCTACCTGGACGACCCCGTCCTGCCCGAGCTCGCCGCGGTGCTGCGTGCCGACTGGCCGTGCGCCGCGACCGACCTCGCCGTCGTGGATGGCGCCATGGACGCCATGGACCTCATCGTGCGCACCTCGTTGCGCTACGGCGACCGCGTCGTGGTCGAGGACCCGGGGTTCCCGCCGCTGGTCGACCTCCTCGAGTCCGTGGGCGTGCAGCTCGTCGGCGTGCACCTGGACGCGGAGGGGCTCGTACTCGCCGGGCTGGAGGCCGCCCTCGCCGAACCGGTCGCTGCCATCTTCCTCCAGCCCCGGGCCCAGAACCCGGTGGGGGTCACGATGACCGCGACCCGCGCCAAGGCGATCGCCGACCTGCTCGAGGGGTCCGAAACCCTTGTGGTGGAAGACGATTCGGCTGCCGGCCTGTCCGCGGCCGACCTCGCCAGCATCGGCCGGTGGAGGCCTGGCCACACGGCATACATCCGGTCGTTCTCGAAGTCGCACGGACCCGACCTGCGGCTCGCGGCACTCAGCGCGCCGCCGGCACTGCACCGGGCCATCACGGCCCGGCGCGAGCTCGGTCAGGGGTGGTCGAGCCGGTTGCTGCAACAGGTGCTGCTGGGCCTGCTCACCAGCCCTGCGGCCCAGGACGAGGTCGCAGCGGCGACCGCGACGTATGCCGCGCGCCGCGCCCACGTGGTCGACGCGTTGGCTCGACGAGGCATCGAGGTGCCGGGGTCGGAGGGCATCAACATCTGGGTGCCGGTGCACGACGAGACCGCGGCCGTCGTGCGGTTGGCCAGCCAGGGAATCGGTGTCGCGCCTGGTGCGCCCTTCCGGCTCGGGGCCCCGGACGGCGCGCCGGAGGGCGGCGGGCACCTGCGGGTGACGGTCGGGGCAGCAGGCGACGACCTCGACGGGCTGGCGCAGGCGCTGGCGGACGCAGCGCTCGCCGGGGGTCGGCCGGCGCGGGCCCGCTGA
- a CDS encoding CHAT domain-containing protein, with translation MARARNLNEIGRFREAERDLRRALVLADGLDGEERVATRARLLITLAWPTLALHGLDQALAMLAESREQSDSPRLRALSWIQEAVVHVSCQDWRAALDALNRLGDTDGLLVPSEEVAARINAGLAHLSLLELAPARAELLSALEICVANGLVEKEFKVRHNLGCLEYYAGRLPEAIRLMREADEMDVQVGRVRAQHDLALVLLEAGLLDQARETLTRALDEARHDGHRLEEADLRLDLATTALLRDELSTARQHLDAAVAAFRARGAGERQRSAALLRAWVAVTEGVVPRGLDRTLAPWLGVDRPVTPDERLAARVHVESLLLRGRVAEAGYAVQRLRGRARQGFAADMHDRLLVAKVAAAQGNSSGSRRAVRSAMHRLTQRQAPSQSVEIRSALALHGRRIADFDVNDALASGSPVRVFEAVERWRAVSHRLPLLSGPQDGRSAELVAELRQARREGAAPGEEGARHRARATELEWEVSRLDWSRAEDDGGATAGGATGGGTTGGGTTRVAPVGHAAARDLLGSRGEQGLVWVAQDGEEYLLVVTPRRTRLHHVGSASEVAALADRLARDLHAHAFAGTNPALEAAVGRAVAGSVAALDARLFADVQLADGPVVVVPGRTLMAVPWGMLPTLAGRPVTIAPSVTRWAVPLLATEVDPPGRLKVTTLTGPRLERAAAEAEAVARVWEGVGALSNRQEAATAEAVRDALARDGVVHVAAHGTHERQSPWFSSLHMADGPVFAHELRRRATARHVVLSACDVGRLDPRPGDEPLGLTAALMALGVRSIVAPVAPVSDAVAADAMVAYHRRLARGDSASQALAATLAEHPGAGAFCLYGTDWRPETSQIQRAGSLNIAS, from the coding sequence TTGGCCCGAGCGCGGAACCTCAACGAGATCGGCAGGTTCCGCGAGGCCGAGCGCGACCTTCGGCGCGCCCTCGTGCTTGCTGACGGCCTGGACGGCGAGGAACGCGTCGCCACGCGCGCGCGGCTGCTCATCACGCTCGCCTGGCCGACCCTGGCGCTGCACGGCCTGGACCAGGCCCTCGCCATGCTCGCCGAGTCGCGCGAGCAGAGCGACTCGCCGCGGCTGCGCGCGCTGAGCTGGATCCAGGAGGCGGTCGTGCACGTCTCCTGCCAGGACTGGCGGGCGGCTCTCGATGCCCTGAACAGGCTCGGCGACACCGACGGGCTCCTGGTGCCCAGTGAGGAGGTCGCGGCCCGCATCAACGCGGGACTCGCCCACCTCTCCCTGCTGGAGCTCGCGCCCGCTCGCGCCGAGCTCCTCTCCGCGCTCGAGATCTGTGTCGCCAATGGGCTCGTGGAGAAGGAGTTCAAGGTCAGGCACAACCTGGGCTGCCTCGAGTACTACGCCGGCCGGCTCCCCGAAGCAATCCGCCTCATGCGCGAGGCCGACGAGATGGACGTGCAGGTGGGCCGGGTCAGGGCCCAGCACGACCTCGCGCTGGTCCTGCTGGAGGCGGGGTTGCTCGACCAGGCGCGCGAGACGCTGACGCGGGCGCTCGACGAGGCCCGGCACGACGGCCACCGCCTCGAGGAGGCCGACCTCCGCCTGGACCTCGCGACGACGGCCCTGCTGCGCGACGAGCTCTCGACAGCGCGGCAGCACCTCGACGCCGCGGTGGCCGCGTTCCGCGCACGAGGGGCGGGCGAGCGTCAGCGGAGCGCCGCACTGCTGCGCGCATGGGTGGCCGTGACGGAGGGGGTCGTGCCGCGCGGGTTGGACCGCACCCTCGCACCCTGGCTGGGCGTCGACCGACCGGTCACCCCCGACGAGCGGCTCGCGGCGCGGGTGCACGTCGAGTCCCTGTTGCTGCGGGGCCGCGTCGCCGAGGCCGGGTATGCCGTGCAGAGGCTGCGGGGCAGGGCACGCCAGGGCTTCGCCGCCGACATGCATGATCGACTGCTCGTTGCGAAAGTCGCTGCGGCACAGGGCAACAGCTCCGGCTCTCGCAGAGCAGTGCGCTCGGCCATGCACCGGCTGACCCAGCGACAGGCCCCCAGCCAGAGCGTCGAGATCCGGTCGGCCCTCGCTCTGCACGGGCGAAGGATCGCGGACTTCGACGTGAACGACGCGCTCGCGAGCGGGTCACCCGTGCGGGTCTTCGAGGCGGTCGAGCGATGGCGCGCGGTGTCGCACCGCCTGCCGCTGTTGTCCGGCCCCCAGGACGGGCGCTCGGCCGAGCTGGTCGCCGAGCTGCGCCAGGCCCGTCGTGAAGGTGCCGCGCCCGGCGAGGAGGGGGCCAGGCACCGTGCTCGCGCCACCGAGCTCGAGTGGGAGGTGAGCCGCCTGGACTGGTCGCGGGCCGAGGACGACGGGGGCGCGACAGCCGGGGGCGCGACAGGCGGCGGCACGACAGGCGGCGGCACGACACGCGTGGCGCCGGTCGGGCATGCCGCGGCGCGGGACCTGCTCGGGTCCCGCGGCGAGCAGGGCCTGGTGTGGGTCGCGCAGGACGGTGAGGAGTACCTCCTGGTCGTGACCCCCAGGCGGACCCGGCTGCACCACGTGGGCTCGGCGTCAGAGGTCGCGGCGCTGGCCGACCGCCTCGCGCGCGACCTGCACGCGCACGCCTTCGCCGGCACGAACCCGGCCCTGGAGGCAGCCGTGGGCCGGGCCGTGGCTGGTTCGGTGGCCGCGCTCGACGCGAGGCTCTTCGCCGACGTGCAGCTGGCCGACGGACCTGTCGTCGTGGTCCCCGGGCGCACCCTGATGGCGGTGCCGTGGGGGATGCTGCCCACCCTCGCGGGTCGCCCGGTCACCATCGCCCCCTCGGTGACTCGGTGGGCCGTGCCGCTGCTGGCCACCGAGGTCGATCCGCCTGGCCGGCTCAAGGTCACCACCCTGACGGGGCCGCGACTGGAGCGGGCGGCCGCCGAGGCCGAGGCGGTGGCCCGCGTGTGGGAAGGGGTCGGCGCCCTGTCGAACCGCCAGGAGGCCGCAACGGCGGAGGCCGTCAGGGACGCGCTGGCCCGCGACGGCGTGGTCCACGTGGCCGCGCACGGCACCCACGAGCGGCAGAGCCCGTGGTTCTCGTCACTGCACATGGCCGACGGGCCGGTCTTCGCGCACGAGCTCCGGCGCCGGGCGACGGCCCGCCACGTCGTGCTCTCCGCCTGTGACGTGGGACGGCTCGACCCCCGCCCCGGCGACGAGCCGCTCGGGCTGACGGCCGCCCTGATGGCCTTGGGCGTGCGCAGCATCGTCGCGCCGGTGGCCCCGGTCTCTGATGCTGTGGCAGCCGACGCGATGGTGGCCTACCACCGGCGTCTGGCCCGCGGCGACTCCGCGTCGCAGGCCCTGGCCGCGACCCTCGCCGAGCATCCGGGTGCCGGCGCGTTCTGCCTCTACGGCACGGACTGGCGCCCGGAGACCTCTCAGATCCAGAGGGCGGGGTCCTTGAACATCGCCTCGTAG